TGAAACCCCTGTTACAGAAAGAAAAACACCCATGAGCGAGCAAAAAACCCACTTCGGTTTCTCCACCGTCAACGAAAGCGAAAAAGCCGGCAAAGTGGCCGAAGTGTTCCACTCCGTCGCCAAAAACTACGACATCATGAACGACGTGATGTCCGGCGGCCTGCACCGCGTGTGGAAACACTTCACCATCCAAACCGCGCGCTTGAAAAAGGGCGACAAAGTGCTCGACATCGCCGGCGGCACGGGCGACCTCTCGCGCGGCTGGGCAAAACGCGTGGGCAAAGAAGGCGAAGTGTGGCTCACCGACATCAACTCCTCCATGCTCACCGTCGGCCGCGACCGCCTGCTCAACGAAGGGCTGATCCTGCCCGTTTCGCTGGCCGACGCGGAAAAGCTGCCGTTTCCCGACAATTACTTCAACCTCGTGTCCGTCGCCTTCGGCCTGCGCAACATGACCCACAAAGATGCCGCGCTCAAAGAAATGTACCGCGTGCTGAAACCAGGCGGCACGCTGCTGGTATTGGAATTTTCCAAAGTCTACAAACCGCTCGAAGGCGCGTACGACCTCTATTCCTTCAAACTGCTGCCGCTGATGGGCAAACTGATCGCCAAAGACGCCGACAGCTATCAGTATCTGGCCGAGTCCATCCGCATGCACCCCGACCAGGAAACCCTGAAACAGATGATGCTCGACGCGGGCTTCGACAGCGTGGACTACCACAACCTGAGTGCAGGCATCGTCGCCCTGCACAAAGGCGTGAAATTCTGAGCCTGTGCCGGTGTGTGCGTACAAAGGTTTGAGGCCGTCTGAAAACTGTTTTTCAGACGGCCTTTGGCGTTAAAAACTGCGTGCGCGATTTGGGGTTTGGCGGGGTAGGGCACGGATGGTGATGCGTCAGAGAACGCGTGCGTCGCCTAGGGGCGACACACCCTACGGCAGGTTTGGCACGGGCTGGTGTGGCAAAGAGGCCGTCTGAAAACGCATTACACAATTTTCAGCAAAGGTAGGTTGGGTCGAGACCCGACAACCCGCGCAACCCGCCAATGTCGGGTTTGCAACCCAGCCTGCCCGCTGCCGTATAGGTAGGGTGTGTGGCGCAGCCACGCACGCGGTCTTTGGGGTTCGCGCATGTGCCGCGTCGGGCGGATAAAGAACGGAAGGCCGTCTGAAAAATATTTTTCAGACGGCCTCTTGCTTTATTGCGGCGGCGCGGTTAGGCCAGCAGCCTGGCCAGCAGGTATCCGGCTGCGAAAAACACCAGCACCAGTGCGGATACGGCCAGGGTGATGACGAGTACGCGCCTGTTGTACAGCACCGACTGCCAGCCGTTCAAGATGCCGAGTTCCTGCAACAGCTCGGTTTCCAGCTCGTTGCGGATTTGGTTGCGGATTTTGCGCTCTTCGGCCTGTTTTTCCCGCAGCATGCGGTAGGCGATTTCGTGCTGTTTGCGGTGCTCGAAGGCCAACCGCTCCTGCCATTCGATGCGTTTGCGGTAGATGAAGGCTTCGGTGGCGGTTTTGAGGTGGATGTGGCAGGTGGGGCACTCGGTGGTGTCGGGGTCTTCAAAGATGGTGAAGCAGACGGGGCACTGCGGCACGAGTTCGGCGGGTTTGTCCGGCTTTTCTTCGTCGGGGTCTTCCATCAGTTCGAGCGAGAGGCGGATGATGACGTCCAAGCCCAGATAGCCGAAGTAGTTTTGCGCGTTGAGGCGTTCTTCGTTGGTGCAGCGTTCGGCGATGATGGCCTGCGGGTGTTCTTCGAGCGCGCGGATGACTTCGTCCGCCTCTTCTTCGGTGAGATGCTGGCGGATGGTGCTGTCTACCTGCCGATGGTCGATGCCGGGCGGGTAGGAAATGTAAACGTCGAATAGTCTTTCTGGGGTGCTCATTAATGCGTCCGAATCCGCGTGGAACTGCCGCCGCTTAAAATGATTTTAAATTTGTGTAAAATTTTTTGCGAATTATACCCCAAACGGGCAAAAACGGCATGATGCGGCGCAACCAAAGGCGGGAAATCGGGCTTTTGCGGTCGGCGGCACCTGCCGTGTGCGGGAGGCCGTCTGAAAACGGTGCCGCCCGAAATGGTTTGGAATAAGACAAAGCCCGAGGGTTCGGGCTTTTTTTTGCTGCGCGACGGTTGCTGCCTGCTATACGGAGAAGGACGAGCCGCAGCCGCAGGTGGTTTCGGCGTTGGGGTTGCGGATGACGAACTGCGAGCCGTGCAGGCTTTCGGTATAGTCGATTTCCGCGCCGACGAGGTATTGGTAGCTCATCGGGTCGACGAGGAAGGTTAGGCCGTTTTTGACGATTTCAAAGTCGTCGTCGTTTTTGATTTCGTCGAAGGTGAAGCCGTATTGGAAGCCGGAGCAGCCGCCGCCGTTGACGAAGACGCGCAGTTTCAGATCGGGGTTGTTTTCTTCGGCGATGAGGTCGGCCACTTTGGTGCAGCAGCTTTCGGTGAAGATGATGGGTGATTCGTCGGACATGGTTTTTTTCCTCAAACTTGTTGGTGCGGCGCGCATTTTCGCGCAAACGTTATGTGCTGGCAAGGTGGGACGGGGCACGGGAATTTCAAGGCATCGGGGCGGTTCAGCCGTGCTGGGCGATGGGGACGAGCTGTTCGCCCCAGTGCAGTTTCTGGCGCAGGGTGGTGTAGTAGCTGTAATCCACGGGGTGCAGCACGCGCAGGTTGTGGCGGTAGCGGCGGATGCGCAGGATGTCGCCGCTTTGGATGTCGATGTAGGACTGTCCGTCGAAATGGGCGCGGGCGTCGCCGGCTTTGGTGATGAGGATGTCGATTTCGCAGGTGTCGGCCACGGCGATCGGGCGGTTGGTCATCGATTGCGGGCAGATGGGGACGAGGGTGAAGGCGCGCAGGCTGGCCTGCAAGATGGGGCCGCCGGCGGCGAGGGCGTAGGCGGTGGAGCCGGTGGGGGTGGAAACGATGAGGCCGTCCGAACGCTGGGTATAGACAAACTCCTGATTGATAAAGGTTTCAAACTCTATCATCTGCCCCGCGCCGCCGCGCGAGATCACAACGTCGTTCAGGGCTAGGGATTTTTTCACGCTGCCTGCGCCGCGTATCAGGTCGGTTTCCAGCAGGATGCGTTCTTCGGCGTGGTGTTTGCCGGTGAGCATGCCGGCGATTTCGGCGACCATGTTTTCGCGCGGCACTTGGGTGAGGAAGCCCAAATGCCCCTGGTTGACGCCGATGAGGGGGATGCGGAAGGGGGCGACTTTGCGGGCGGCGGAGAGAAACGTGCCGTCGCCGCCGAGCACAATGACCAGGCTGCATTCGCGGCCGATGTTGTCTTTGTCGGTTACGCGACAGCGGGCGAGGTCGTCTTCGCGCACCACGCCGCCTGCCACGCTTTCGCGGTCGATAAAGACTTCCAGCCCCTGCGCGAGCAGGAAGGCGGCGAGGGTGTGTAGGGTTTCTTCTATCTGCGGCGTTTCGGGGCGGGTAACGATGCCGATGCGTTTGAATTCGGTGATCATGGCGGGCGGGGAGGGCGGCGGGACAAAGGCGGCGGATTATGGCACGGTTAGCGGCCGTCTGAAAGCGTATTTGCGGGCGGGGCGGCCTTTTCGGGCGGCCTCTGCCACACGGTTTGTGCCGCTTTGCCGTAAGTGATTTTCACGGGCGGATAGGGCACGGTGATTTTTTCCGAGATTCTGCCCGAATAACTGCGGCCGGCAATTTGCTGCAACAGCAGGAAGTTCAGCTCGCCGCTTTGTTCGTCAAACCGCGTGCGCACGCCGGATACGCCCATCGCGCTGTTGCCGAGCAGGCCGTTAATTCTGACTTCGCCGCCGCCGACCGTAACGCGCAAATCCCAAATGTCCTCCCGCGCCACTTCCTGTTCGCACGCGCCGCAGGAAAGCAGGCACGCCATGCCTGCCGCAAACGCCGCCCATCTGTTTTTCATCCGCCGCCCCCGTTTTTCAGACGGCCTCCTGCGGCCACAGCCACGCCCACACTTCGCGCCCTTCGCTTTGCAGCATCAGCAGCGTGCGGCAGGCGGCGGCTGTGGACATGTATTCGATGCCC
The window above is part of the Neisseria bacilliformis genome. Proteins encoded here:
- the ubiE gene encoding bifunctional demethylmenaquinone methyltransferase/2-methoxy-6-polyprenyl-1,4-benzoquinol methylase UbiE translates to MSEQKTHFGFSTVNESEKAGKVAEVFHSVAKNYDIMNDVMSGGLHRVWKHFTIQTARLKKGDKVLDIAGGTGDLSRGWAKRVGKEGEVWLTDINSSMLTVGRDRLLNEGLILPVSLADAEKLPFPDNYFNLVSVAFGLRNMTHKDAALKEMYRVLKPGGTLLVLEFSKVYKPLEGAYDLYSFKLLPLMGKLIAKDADSYQYLAESIRMHPDQETLKQMMLDAGFDSVDYHNLSAGIVALHKGVKF
- the erpA gene encoding iron-sulfur cluster insertion protein ErpA — translated: MSDESPIIFTESCCTKVADLIAEENNPDLKLRVFVNGGGCSGFQYGFTFDEIKNDDDFEIVKNGLTFLVDPMSYQYLVGAEIDYTESLHGSQFVIRNPNAETTCGCGSSFSV
- a CDS encoding NAD(+) kinase, with product MITEFKRIGIVTRPETPQIEETLHTLAAFLLAQGLEVFIDRESVAGGVVREDDLARCRVTDKDNIGRECSLVIVLGGDGTFLSAARKVAPFRIPLIGVNQGHLGFLTQVPRENMVAEIAGMLTGKHHAEERILLETDLIRGAGSVKKSLALNDVVISRGGAGQMIEFETFINQEFVYTQRSDGLIVSTPTGSTAYALAAGGPILQASLRAFTLVPICPQSMTNRPIAVADTCEIDILITKAGDARAHFDGQSYIDIQSGDILRIRRYRHNLRVLHPVDYSYYTTLRQKLHWGEQLVPIAQHG